The proteins below come from a single Vitis vinifera cultivar Pinot Noir 40024 chromosome 9, ASM3070453v1 genomic window:
- the LOC100260069 gene encoding oligouridylate-binding protein 1B isoform X3 — MQHQRLKQQQQALMQQALLQQQSLYHPGLLAPPQIEPIPSGNLPPGFDSSTCRSVYVGNIHTQVSEPLLQEVFASTGPVEGCKLVRKEKSSYGFIHYFDRRSAALAILSLNGRHLFGQPIKVNWAYASGQREDTSGHFNIFVGDLSPEVTDATLFACFSVFPSCSDARVMWDQKTGRSRGFGFVSFRNQQDAQSAINDITGKWLGSRQIRCNWATKGAGSNDDKQSSDAKSVVELTNGSSDGKETATNEAPDNNPQYTTVYVGNLAPEVTQLDLHRHFHTFGAGVIEEVRVQRDKGFGFVRYNTHAEAALAIQMGNTQSILCGKPIKCSWGSKPTPPGTSSNPLPPPAAAPLPGLSATDLLAYERQLAMSKMGHALMHPQGQHPLKQAAMGMGAAGASQAIYDGGFQNVAAAQQLMYYQ, encoded by the exons ATGCAGCATCAGAGGCTGAAACAGCAACAGCAAGCCTTGATGCAGCAAGCTCTTCTTCAGCAGCAGTCGCTCTACCACCCCGGCCTCTTGGCTCCTCCTCAG ATAGAGCCAATACCAAGTGGAAATCTGCCTCCTGGTTTTGATTCAAGTACATGCCGCAGTGT GTATGTTGGGAACATTCATACGCAGGTATCGGAACCACTTCTTCAAGAGGTTTTTGCAAGTACTGGTCCTGTTGAAGGCTGCAAGCTCGTTAGAAAGGAAAAG TCATCCTATGGATTCATCCACTACTTTGATCGCAGATCTGCTGCATTGGCTATATTGTCTCTAAACGGAAGGCATCT GTTTGGGCAGCCTATCAAAGTTAATTGGGCATATGCTAGTGGTCAAAGGGAGGACACATCAG GTCACTTCAACATTTTTGTTGGTGATCTCAGCCCTGAGGTTACTGATGCTACATTGTTTGCATGCTTTTCTGTTTTTCCCAGTTGTTC AGATGCGAGGGTTATGTGGGATCAGAAGACTGGGCGTTCAAGAGGGTTTGGATTTGTTTCTTTCCGCAATCAACag GACGCCCAAAGTGCTATCAATGACATAACCG GAAAGTGGCTTGGGAGTCGACAGATACGTTGTAACTGGGCAACTAAAGGTGCTGGTTCCAATGATGATAAACAAAGTTCAGATGCCAAGAGTGTGGTAGAGCTGACCAATGGTTCATCAG ATGGTAAAGAGACAGCAACTAATGAGGCTCCTGACAACAACCCTCAGTATACAACTGTTTATGTGGGCAATCTTGCTCCAGAG GTGACACAGCTTGATCTCCATCGTCACTTTCATACTTTTGGTGCTGGGGTAATTGAGGAAGTTCGGGTTCAACGAGATAAGGGCTTTGGTTTTGTTAGATACAATACTCATGCTGAGGCTGCTCTGGCTATTCAGATGGGAAATACCCAGTCAATTCTGTGTGGCAAACCAATCAAG TGCTCATGGGGTAGCAAGCCAACTCCACCAGGAACAAGTTCAAACCCACTCCCCCCACCTGCAGCTGCACCTCTGCCAGGTCTTTCAGCCACGGACCTCCTAGCTTATGAGCGGCAACTAGCAATGAGCAAGATGGGCCATGCACTGATGCACCCTCAGGGGCAGCATCCTCTTAAGCAGGCAGCAATGGGAATGGGGGCCGCTGGAGCAAGCCAGGCAATATATGATGGCGGCTTCCAGAACGTTGCTGCTGCTCAGCAGCTCATGTATTACCAGTAA
- the LOC100260069 gene encoding oligouridylate-binding protein 1B isoform X1: protein MQHQRLKQQQQALMQQALLQQQSLYHPGLLAPPQIEPIPSGNLPPGFDSSTCRSVYVGNIHTQVSEPLLQEVFASTGPVEGCKLVRKEKSSYGFIHYFDRRSAALAILSLNGRHLFGQPIKVNWAYASGQREDTSGHFNIFVGDLSPEVTDATLFACFSVFPSCSDARVMWDQKTGRSRGFGFVSFRNQQDAQSAINDITGKWLGSRQIRCNWATKGAGSNDDKQSSDAKSVVELTNGSSEDGKETATNEAPDNNPQYTTVYVGNLAPEVTQLDLHRHFHTFGAGVIEEVRVQRDKGFGFVRYNTHAEAALAIQMGNTQSILCGKPIKCSWGSKPTPPGTSSNPLPPPAAAPLPGLSATDLLAYERQLAMSKMGHALMHPQGQHPLKQAAMGMGAAGASQAIYDGGFQNVAAAQQLMYYQ from the exons ATGCAGCATCAGAGGCTGAAACAGCAACAGCAAGCCTTGATGCAGCAAGCTCTTCTTCAGCAGCAGTCGCTCTACCACCCCGGCCTCTTGGCTCCTCCTCAG ATAGAGCCAATACCAAGTGGAAATCTGCCTCCTGGTTTTGATTCAAGTACATGCCGCAGTGT GTATGTTGGGAACATTCATACGCAGGTATCGGAACCACTTCTTCAAGAGGTTTTTGCAAGTACTGGTCCTGTTGAAGGCTGCAAGCTCGTTAGAAAGGAAAAG TCATCCTATGGATTCATCCACTACTTTGATCGCAGATCTGCTGCATTGGCTATATTGTCTCTAAACGGAAGGCATCT GTTTGGGCAGCCTATCAAAGTTAATTGGGCATATGCTAGTGGTCAAAGGGAGGACACATCAG GTCACTTCAACATTTTTGTTGGTGATCTCAGCCCTGAGGTTACTGATGCTACATTGTTTGCATGCTTTTCTGTTTTTCCCAGTTGTTC AGATGCGAGGGTTATGTGGGATCAGAAGACTGGGCGTTCAAGAGGGTTTGGATTTGTTTCTTTCCGCAATCAACag GACGCCCAAAGTGCTATCAATGACATAACCG GAAAGTGGCTTGGGAGTCGACAGATACGTTGTAACTGGGCAACTAAAGGTGCTGGTTCCAATGATGATAAACAAAGTTCAGATGCCAAGAGTGTGGTAGAGCTGACCAATGGTTCATCAG AAGATGGTAAAGAGACAGCAACTAATGAGGCTCCTGACAACAACCCTCAGTATACAACTGTTTATGTGGGCAATCTTGCTCCAGAG GTGACACAGCTTGATCTCCATCGTCACTTTCATACTTTTGGTGCTGGGGTAATTGAGGAAGTTCGGGTTCAACGAGATAAGGGCTTTGGTTTTGTTAGATACAATACTCATGCTGAGGCTGCTCTGGCTATTCAGATGGGAAATACCCAGTCAATTCTGTGTGGCAAACCAATCAAG TGCTCATGGGGTAGCAAGCCAACTCCACCAGGAACAAGTTCAAACCCACTCCCCCCACCTGCAGCTGCACCTCTGCCAGGTCTTTCAGCCACGGACCTCCTAGCTTATGAGCGGCAACTAGCAATGAGCAAGATGGGCCATGCACTGATGCACCCTCAGGGGCAGCATCCTCTTAAGCAGGCAGCAATGGGAATGGGGGCCGCTGGAGCAAGCCAGGCAATATATGATGGCGGCTTCCAGAACGTTGCTGCTGCTCAGCAGCTCATGTATTACCAGTAA
- the LOC100260069 gene encoding oligouridylate-binding protein 1B isoform X2, whose translation MQHQRLKQQQQALMQQALLQQQSLYHPGLLAPPQIEPIPSGNLPPGFDSSTCRSVYVGNIHTQVSEPLLQEVFASTGPVEGCKLVRKEKSSYGFIHYFDRRSAALAILSLNGRHLFGQPIKVNWAYASGQREDTSGHFNIFVGDLSPEVTDATLFACFSVFPSCSDARVMWDQKTGRSRGFGFVSFRNQQVAQSAINDITGKWLGSRQIRCNWATKGAGSNDDKQSSDAKSVVELTNGSSEDGKETATNEAPDNNPQYTTVYVGNLAPEVTQLDLHRHFHTFGAGVIEEVRVQRDKGFGFVRYNTHAEAALAIQMGNTQSILCGKPIKCSWGSKPTPPGTSSNPLPPPAAAPLPGLSATDLLAYERQLAMSKMGHALMHPQGQHPLKQAAMGMGAAGASQAIYDGGFQNVAAAQQLMYYQ comes from the exons ATGCAGCATCAGAGGCTGAAACAGCAACAGCAAGCCTTGATGCAGCAAGCTCTTCTTCAGCAGCAGTCGCTCTACCACCCCGGCCTCTTGGCTCCTCCTCAG ATAGAGCCAATACCAAGTGGAAATCTGCCTCCTGGTTTTGATTCAAGTACATGCCGCAGTGT GTATGTTGGGAACATTCATACGCAGGTATCGGAACCACTTCTTCAAGAGGTTTTTGCAAGTACTGGTCCTGTTGAAGGCTGCAAGCTCGTTAGAAAGGAAAAG TCATCCTATGGATTCATCCACTACTTTGATCGCAGATCTGCTGCATTGGCTATATTGTCTCTAAACGGAAGGCATCT GTTTGGGCAGCCTATCAAAGTTAATTGGGCATATGCTAGTGGTCAAAGGGAGGACACATCAG GTCACTTCAACATTTTTGTTGGTGATCTCAGCCCTGAGGTTACTGATGCTACATTGTTTGCATGCTTTTCTGTTTTTCCCAGTTGTTC AGATGCGAGGGTTATGTGGGATCAGAAGACTGGGCGTTCAAGAGGGTTTGGATTTGTTTCTTTCCGCAATCAACaggtt GCCCAAAGTGCTATCAATGACATAACCG GAAAGTGGCTTGGGAGTCGACAGATACGTTGTAACTGGGCAACTAAAGGTGCTGGTTCCAATGATGATAAACAAAGTTCAGATGCCAAGAGTGTGGTAGAGCTGACCAATGGTTCATCAG AAGATGGTAAAGAGACAGCAACTAATGAGGCTCCTGACAACAACCCTCAGTATACAACTGTTTATGTGGGCAATCTTGCTCCAGAG GTGACACAGCTTGATCTCCATCGTCACTTTCATACTTTTGGTGCTGGGGTAATTGAGGAAGTTCGGGTTCAACGAGATAAGGGCTTTGGTTTTGTTAGATACAATACTCATGCTGAGGCTGCTCTGGCTATTCAGATGGGAAATACCCAGTCAATTCTGTGTGGCAAACCAATCAAG TGCTCATGGGGTAGCAAGCCAACTCCACCAGGAACAAGTTCAAACCCACTCCCCCCACCTGCAGCTGCACCTCTGCCAGGTCTTTCAGCCACGGACCTCCTAGCTTATGAGCGGCAACTAGCAATGAGCAAGATGGGCCATGCACTGATGCACCCTCAGGGGCAGCATCCTCTTAAGCAGGCAGCAATGGGAATGGGGGCCGCTGGAGCAAGCCAGGCAATATATGATGGCGGCTTCCAGAACGTTGCTGCTGCTCAGCAGCTCATGTATTACCAGTAA